Proteins from a single region of Penaeus monodon isolate SGIC_2016 chromosome 12, NSTDA_Pmon_1, whole genome shotgun sequence:
- the LOC119579426 gene encoding uncharacterized protein LOC119579426, with protein sequence MKAVDVFEDQDVDKVLSMYMVGVHRDFGGRGLGRKLVEFCMKVGVENGCQLSVTCITNKLSGKIFEKLGYEVRHCLDLTSLGPDWGVDTSLMNGNTTVRVMTKRLP encoded by the exons ATGAAGGCAGTTGATGTCTTTGAGGACCAAGACGTGGACAAAGTGTTATCTATGTATATGGTTGGCGTTCATAGAGACTTCGGAGGCCGTGGTCTTGGCAGGAAACTAGTGGAG TTCTGTATGAAGGTAGGGGTAGAAAACGGATGCCAGTTATCTGTAACGTGCATCACCAACAAGCTGTCAGGAAAGATCTTCGAAAAGCTAGGTTACGAGGTGCGTCACTGCCTTGACCTGACCTCCCTCGGGCCGGACTGGGGCGTCGACACCTCGCTCATGAACGGGAATACCACCGTCAGGGTCATGACCAAGCGGCtgccatga